One window of Electrophorus electricus isolate fEleEle1 chromosome 24, fEleEle1.pri, whole genome shotgun sequence genomic DNA carries:
- the si:ch211-112c15.8 gene encoding tumor necrosis factor receptor superfamily member 1A isoform X2: MDIDNTLGECLPCSRCDPLENKKSKSNCTSKRNEICGCKGGFYRVNNSNSWTCMNCTNCKNCSTCPECKDHCKPCEYLNEEEKCIQCIKHQSQCIDESCQSYFCKSDPNPGWLPQKFVIILCTLLPMGLLGVPLIYFAYRRRKLCCLDHEKNDLRAEHNRNLPNVQVLPDKCVLHNTPFPLYVNPEPTSEFPETKHKQRLLNVAWSTLTAPLIANGDTKGMGRCEMPKETWSAPVLYAIIRQVPVRRWKEFLRLLSVSDEQMERVELEAGTSYLEQQYQMLRLWSQRCGADLENIYCTLHYMDLSGCAQELQEKLQQLQNATTVGQGTV; this comes from the exons ATGGACATTGATAACACTTTAGGGGAGTGTTTGCCTTGCAGTCGGTGTGATCCTTTGG AGAATAAGAAGAGTAAAAGTAATTGCACGTCCAAGAGGAACGAGATATGTGGCTGCAAAGGTGGCTTTTACAGAGTGAACAACTCCAACAGTTGGACCTGTATGAACTGTACAAATTGCAAGAACTGTAGCACAT GCCCTGAATGTAAAGACCACTGTAAACCTTGTGAGTATTtgaatgaagaggaaaaatgcATACAATGTATCAA GCACCAAAGCCAATGCATTGATGAGTCCTGTCaatcatatttttgtaaatcaG ACCCTAATCCTGGCTGGCTCCCCCAGAAGTTTGTCATCATCTTGTGCACCCTGCTACCAATGGGGCTTCTTGGTGTCCCCCTCATATACTTTGCATATAGGAGGAGGAAGCTGTGCTGTTTGGACCATGAAAAGAATGATTTACGTGCTGAACATAATAGAAACTTGCCAAATGTACAGGTATTACCTG aTAAATGTGTTCTACACAACACTCCTTTCCCACTG TATGTGAACCCTGAACCCACCAGTGAATTTCCTGagaccaaacacaaacaaagacttCTCAATGTGGCCTGGAGTACCCTGACTGCTCCTCTAATTGCAAATGGGGACACAAAAG GGATGGGCAGGTGCGAGATGCCCAAGGAAACATGGTCAGCGCCTGTGCTTTATGCCATCATCAGACAGGTTCCAGTGCGCCGCTGGAAGGAGTTCTTGCGCCTGCTGTCGGTGTCTGATGAGCAGATGGAGAGAGTGGAACTGGAGGCAGGCACCTCCTACCTGGAGCAGCAATACCAGATGCTGCGGCTTTGGAGTCAGAGGTGTGGCGCAGACCTGGAGAACATctactgtacactacactacatggATCTTTCAGGCTGTGCGCAGGAACTGCAGGaaaagctgcagcagctgcaaaATGCTACGACTGTTGGCCAGGGCACAGTTTAG